One genomic region from Myxocyprinus asiaticus isolate MX2 ecotype Aquarium Trade chromosome 27, UBuf_Myxa_2, whole genome shotgun sequence encodes:
- the LOC127418056 gene encoding cytochrome b-245 heavy chain-like yields MGNWIISHGLSAFIVVVWMGINIFLFVYFYLFYDLGPQFEYTRELLGAALPWARAPAAVLNFNCMLILLPVCRNLLSLLRGSFVCCGRTMRKQLDKNLTFHKLVAYMIALMTAVHTVAHLLNVEWYSNSLEGRYGPLAGILSMLDDSTELNTTYLNPIRSNSTTPTIFVFTTIAGLTGVIITLALILIITSSMEVIRRSYFEVFWYTHHLFIVFFAGLVFHGAGRIVRSQQVTDPPHNNSLCEDQPENWGKIPECPIPQFAGGFPQTWMWVIGPMIIYLCERLLRLLRYMQPVSYRKIVIRPSKVLELQLVKPGFKMEVGQYIFLNCPAISQLEWHPFTMTSAPEEDFFSVHIRSAGDWTEKLIKLVENLPEGGQGPKIAVDGPFGTASEDVFDYEVSMLVGAGIGVTPFASILKSIWYKFKESNPKLRTKRIYFYWLCRETHAFEWFADLLQVLEREMEEREMKDVLTYKLYLTGWDQSQANHVMVHFDKDTDIITGLKQKTHYGRPNWDKEFDDVRKENPSSVVGTFLCGPEALAKVLEKKCVKYSDVDPRRTKFYFNKENF; encoded by the exons ATGGGCAACTGGATAATCAGTCATGGTCTGAGTGCCTTCATTGTG GTGGTGTGGATGGGCATCAACATCTTTCTGTTTGTCTACTTCTACTTGTTCTATGATTTGGGACCACAATTTGAATACACACGTGAACTTTTAGGG GCTGCATTGCCCTGGGCCAGGGCACCAGCTGCTGTGCTCAACTTCAATTGCATGCTTATTCTGCTGCCAGTATGCCGCAACCTGCTGTCTCTGCTTCGAGGCTCTTTCGTG TGTTGTGGACGAACAATGAGGAAACAGCTGgacaaaaatctgactttccacaAGTTGGTGGCCTACATGATTGCCCTAATGACAG CGGTTCATACTGTTGCTCATTTGCTTAATGTGGAGTGGTACAGCAACAGTTTAGAAGGGCGATATGGACCTCTTGCAGGAATTCTTTCCATGCTTGATGACTCCACTGAATTAAATACAACTTACCTGAATCCCATCCGATCCAATTCTACG ACTCCAACCATCTTTGTTTTCACCACCATTGCGGGTTTAACAGGAGTCATCATAACTCTTGCCCTTATCCTCATTATCACTTCCTCTATGGAAGTCATCCGCCGAAGCTACTTTGAGGTCTTTTGGTACACACACCACCTCTTCATTGTTTTCTTCGCTGGCCTAGTTTTCCATGGTGCAGG GCGCATTGTGCGAAGTCAGCAAGTGACAGATCCTCCTCATAACAATTCCTTATGCGAAGATCAACCAGAAAACTGGGGGAAAATTCCCGAATGTCCAATTCCCCAGTTTGCAGGAGGGTTTCCTCAG ACCTGGATGTGGGTGATCGGACCAATGATAATTTACCTTTGTGAACGACTGCTTCGACTGCTTCGCTACATGCAACCAGTCAGTTACAGAAAG ATTGTAATCCGCCCATCTAAAGTGTTGGAACTACAGTTGGTGAAGCCTGGTTTCAAGATGGAGGTGGGCCAGTATATCTTCCTCAACTGTCCAGCCATCTCCCAACTGGAGTGGCACCCATTCACCATGACATCAGCCCCAGAGGAGGACTTCTTTAGTGTGCACATTCGCTCAGCTGGAGACTGGACTGAGAAGCTCATCAAACTGGTCGAAAACCTACCAGAGGGTGGGCAAGGACCCAA GATCGCAGTGGATGGCCCATTTGGAACTGCCAGTGAGGATGTGTTTGATTATGAGGTCAGCATGCTGGTGGGTGCTGGGATTGGTGTGACTCCATTTGCCTCTATACTAAAGTCCATCTGGTACAAGTTTAAAGAATCCAACCCCAAACTACGAACCAAGAGG ATTTACTTCTACTGGTTGTGTAGAGAGACACACGCCTTTGAGTGGTTTGCAGATCTTCTACAAGTTCTTGAGAGGGAAATGGAGGAGAGAGAAATGAAGGACGTCCTCACATATAAACTCTACCTTACCGGCTGGGACCAGAGCCAA GCAAACCATGTAATGGTGCATTTTGACAAGGATACAGATATCATCACTGGCCTAAAGCAGAAGACTCACTATGGTCGACCAAACTGGGATAAGGAATTTGATGACGTTCGGAAAGAGAACCCCTC GTCAGTGGTCGGAACATTCCTGTGTGGCCCAGAAGCACTGGCGAAGGTCTTGGagaagaaatgtgtaaaatattcTGATGTGGATCCACGAAGGACCAAGTTTTACTTTAACAAAGAGAACTTTTGA
- the LOC127417791 gene encoding endoplasmic reticulum membrane adapter protein XK-like — MQAVREMENNKPSDHDIMVLTQQQSAVTPNENGVMMVINHSKVHPPFSVVWTTVLYCAEFICASLLSSMYHTSEDSVWMGLTITFILVPSVLTQLTLTFVHRDLGRDRPFVLFMHLLQMGPIIRCIEALIVYCQAGRKEEPYVTISRKIKLKHGRGLGPALEWEIGHSERKLAIHRNAFKRTAVIQAFLGSTPQLTLQLYATIQEKYILPTRLALMIISLISITYGALVCSVLAIQIKYDDYKVRMKPAAYLCMILWRGLEIATRITTLVLFSTAFTYWVVLVGLINLIIFFFQPWVEFWVRRASLPENIEKNFSKLGTTVVLCMITFLYACINIFCWSAIQLDLSDHDLLEKQPRWRRLAIYYTLRFMENVTLIVLWYYSKSDFYEYVCTPMLVVQLIVCYSLAVLFMLLFHQFCHPCRRLFHYNVEDCLRCTCCWKRKRPQPPMDHTVALASQDYEPPDLTSHLADRETEIVNDIMEAA; from the exons ATGCAAGCCGTCAGAGAGATGGAAAACAACAAGCCCAGCGACCATGATATTATGGTGTTGACACAACAGCAGTCCGCTGTGACCCCGAATGAAAACGGGGTCATGATGGTGATCAACCACAGCAAAGTGCATCCACCCTTCAGCGTGGTGTGGACAACCGTCCTGTACTGCGCGGAGTTCATCTGCGCCTCTCTGCTCAGCAGCATGTATCATACGAGTGAAGACTCGGTGTGGATGGGCCTGACCATTACATTCATACTGGTGCCGTCGGTGCTGACACAGCTCACTCTGACGTTCGTGCACCGGGACTTGGGGAGAGACCGACCCTTTGTGCTCTTCATGCATCTGCTGCAGATGGGGCCCATTATAAG GTGCATTGAAGCTCTGATTGTTTACTGTCAGGCTGGTAGAAAGGAGGAGCCGTATGTGACCATTTCAAGAAAGATCAAGCTAAAGCATGGCAGAGGTTTAGGCCCAGCCTTAGAATGGGAGATCGGACACTCCGAACGCAAGCTAGCCATCCACCGTAATGCCTTCAAACGCACAGCTGTCATCCAGGCCTTCCTAGGCTCCACTCCTCAACTCACTCTACAGCTCTATGCTACCATTCAGGAAAAATACATCCTTCCCACACGAC TGGCCCTGATGATCATTTCCTTGATATCAATCACATATGGGGCATTAGTTTGCAGTGTGCTGGCCATTCAAATCAAGTATGACGACTACAAAGTGCGAATGAAACCTGCTGCCTACCTGTGCATGATCCTCTGGCGAGGGTTAGAGATCGCCACACGGATCACCACCCTGGTGCTCTTCAGCACAGCCTTCACGTACTGGGTGGTACTGGTGGGCTTGATCAACCTGATCATTTTCTTCTTCCAACCATGGGTCGAATTCTGGGTCAGGAGGGCATCATTGCCTGAGAACATAGAGAAGAACTTCAGTAAACTGGGCACCACTGTGGTGCTCTGCATGATCACGTTCCTCTACGCCTGCATCAATATTTTCTGTTGGTCAGCCATACAGTTGGACCTGTCTGACCACGACCTTCTGGAGAAGCAACCTCGCTGGAGACGCTTGGCCATCTACTACACCCTGCGCTTTATGGAGAATGTAACCCTCATTGTCTTGTGGTACTACTCTAAGTCTGACTTCTACGAATATGTGTGCACGCCAATGCTGGTGGTGCAGCTTATTGTGTGCTACAGCTTAGCTGTGCTCTTCATGCTGCTCTTCCATCAGTTCTGCCACCCGTGCCGCAGACTCTTCCATTACAACGTCGAGGACTGTCTACGTTGTACGTGCTGCTGGAAGAGAAAGCGACCCCAGCCGCCAATGGACCACACAGTTGCTCTTGCTTCTCAGGACTACGAGCCTCCTGACCTCACTAGCCACCTAGCGGATAGAGAAACAGAGATTGTGAATGATATTATGGAGGCGGCTTAG
- the LOC127417792 gene encoding uncharacterized protein LOC127417792 isoform X1, with translation MTYTMDNSLRIMRSSQNKDMQFRSSFFFDEFECSNPLGSKRGILKLGAIYFTLRNISPKYNSSLLNIHLVALFHAQDIKTYGFDKILGPLVQDISTLETNGIQIPLFDHTVYGTIVQVTGDNLGVHSLFGFVESFSARYCCRFCLLEKEDFQTEFSEDSPKMSVRTKELHAEHCQNMQSNPSLPYVMGVKKSCLLNSLQYFHTTANFSVDIMHDILEGVAQYEMKLLIQHLIDNYTTSAEVHRRIQSFNYGFMEQNNKPPGVALREGSNDLGLNATQSWCLLRHLPIMFGDLVRPNDQHWYCSFLLLQIVNIVFSSVISTGITIYLKHLIAEHHSLFKHLFPDKNLLPKHHFMVHYPSCMQKIGPLLHCWCMRYEAKHNFFKKQLKSFKNITKTLAKKHQCQMAYIWQTFDPNDMKLGPGKMAPLNEMEVGAEMAEKLNVPMWTKVLNVKWVKRCGNTYRLGLAVCVQVQNDMPVFHVIQNIVIKDEQVLLITTALKTFCLAEHIHAYKVAHTTEAPSVLEITDILHKLFDILMSYGCDSDLYIVPYCFM, from the coding sequence ATGACATACACGATGGACAATTCTTTAAGAATCATGCGCTCTTCTCAAAACAAAGACATGCAGTTCAGATCCAGCTTTTTTTTTGATGAATTTGAATGCTCAAACCCCCTTGGATCAAAACGAGGAATACTTAAGTTAGGAGCTATCTATTTTACCCTTAGAAATATTTCCCCTAAATACAACTCGAGTTTACTAAATATCCATTTAGTTGCTTTATTTCATGCACAAGATATCAAAACTTATGGGTTTGATAAAATACTAGGGCCGCTTGTCCAGGATATCTCAACACTGGAAACCAATGGAATTCAGATTCCTTTATTTGATCATACAGTTTATGGAACCATTGTCCAAGTTACTGGTGACAACCTTGGTGTTCATTCTTTATTTGGTTTTGTGGAATCGTTTAGTGCTAGGTACTGTTGCCGCTTTTGCCTACTAGAGAAAGAAGACTTTCAGACAGAGTTCAGTGAAGATAGTCCAAAGATGTCAGTGCGAACTAAAGAACTTCATGCTGAACACTGTCAGAATATGCAGAGCAATCCCAGTCTACCTTATGTAATGGGAGTAAAAAAGTCTTGCCTTTTAAATTCTTTGCAATATTTCCACACCACTGCAAATTTTTCGGTTGATATCATGCATGATATATTAGAGGGGGTTGCACAATATGAGATGAAATTACTTATTCAGCACCTGATTGACAATTACACCACATCAGCAGAAGTACACAGACGAATTCAGAGTTTTAATTATGGCTTCAtggaacaaaacaacaaaccTCCTGGTGTAGCATTAAGAGAGGGTTCCAATGACCTGGGCTTAAATGCCactcagagctggtgtttactgCGTCATCTACCCATTATGTTTGGAGATCTTGTGCGTCCTAATGATCAGCACtggtattgttcatttttattgcTTCAGATAGTCAATATAGTGTTTTCTTCAGTTATATCCACTGGTATCACCATTTATTTGAAACACCTGATTGCAGAGCACCACAGTTTGTTTAAGCATTTGTTTCCTGATAAGAACTTGTTGCCAAAGCAtcattttatggtgcattaccccAGTTGTATGCAGAaaattggaccactgctacattGTTGGTGCATGCGTTACGAAGCGAAGCAtaacttttttaaaaagcagttgaaaagctttaaaaacataaCGAAAACATTAGCAAAGAAACACCAGTGCCAAATGGCTTACATTTGGCAAACATTTGATCCAAATGACATGAAATTAGGTCCTGGGAAAATGGCCCCCTTGAATGAAATGGAAGTTGGTGCTGAGATGGCTGAGAAACTTAATGTACCTATGTGGACTAAGGTCCTAAATGTGAAATGGGTCAAGCGCTGTGGAAATACTTATCGGTTAGGGTTAGCGGTTTGTGTTCAAGTTCAGAATGACATGCCTGTATTTCATGTAATCCAGAATATTGTTATCAAAGATGAGCAGGTCCTTTTGATAACAACTGCACTGAAAACGTTTTGTTTAGCTGAACATATCCATGCTTACAAAGTTGCACATACCACAGAAGCACCTTCTGTTTTGGAGATTACGGATATTTTGCACAAGTTGTTTGACATTCTGATGTCTTATGGTTGTGATTCTGATTTGTATATTGTACCATATTGTTTCATGTAA